One part of the Candidatus Bathyarchaeota archaeon genome encodes these proteins:
- the purQ gene encoding phosphoribosylformylglycinamidine synthase subunit PurQ, with product MKLEDIRVCVLRVGGTNCDQETKRAFQELGVQAETLQVSELIKQKNLLDYSVLVFPGGFSYGDYVRSGVIFARHLAANLGKEIAKFVDEGRPILGICNGFQILVEYGLLPGFSGVSAYPEATLSTNEPAGFKCKWVYLKQENRGKCAFTSAIRAGKTIRLPIAHGEGRLLFPKEKEVALLQKLIDEDMLVFRYCSRDGAVAEGKYPDNPNGSFHDIAGICNSEGNIFGLMPHPERAMYWWQQPDWTSQNRKLLYGDGKLIFQSIIDKLAKT from the coding sequence ATGAAGCTAGAAGACATCCGCGTTTGCGTGCTGCGCGTCGGCGGAACCAACTGCGACCAGGAAACCAAACGTGCCTTCCAGGAACTAGGCGTCCAAGCCGAAACCCTGCAGGTCAGCGAACTCATCAAACAAAAAAACCTCCTCGACTACAGTGTGCTGGTTTTTCCAGGCGGCTTCAGCTACGGCGACTATGTCCGCAGCGGCGTCATCTTCGCGCGGCATCTTGCGGCGAATCTGGGAAAAGAAATCGCAAAGTTCGTCGACGAGGGCAGACCCATCTTAGGCATCTGCAACGGCTTTCAAATCCTGGTTGAGTACGGGTTGCTGCCGGGTTTCAGCGGAGTCAGCGCATACCCCGAAGCCACCTTGAGCACCAATGAACCCGCAGGATTCAAATGCAAATGGGTCTACCTTAAACAGGAGAACCGCGGCAAATGCGCTTTTACCTCGGCGATTCGGGCAGGCAAAACCATCCGGCTGCCGATTGCGCATGGCGAGGGCAGACTGCTGTTTCCCAAAGAAAAAGAAGTTGCGCTGCTCCAAAAACTCATCGACGAGGACATGCTGGTTTTCCGTTACTGCAGCAGAGACGGCGCAGTGGCAGAGGGCAAATACCCCGATAACCCCAACGGCAGCTTCCATGACATCGCAGGCATATGCAACAGCGAAGGCAACATCTTTGGCCTGATGCCTCATCCGGAGCGCGCCATGTACTGGTGGCAGCAACCCGACTGGACAAGCCAAAACAGGAAGCTCCTCTACGGCGACGGCAAACTCATATTCCAAAGCATCATCGACAAACTCGCAAAAACATAG
- the purL gene encoding phosphoribosylformylglycinamidine synthase subunit PurL yields MSADLITQRKTSQVLEFATANATKEQLGAVNSELALGFSLDELLSIQTYFKTENRSPTDVELQTISQTWSEHCCHKTFKGKIELDGKTIQSLFKTYISRATKQIKAPWCFSVFEDNAGIVKFDKGYGIAAKVETHNHPSAVEPFGGAATGVGGVIRDILGVWADPIACTDVLGFGPLNYDYTKLPPGVKHPKYVYMGVTAGISAYGNNMGIPTVNGAIYFDESYTGNVIVYCGCIGLLPLNKYTKTAQVGDIIVLSGGKTGRDGIHGVTFASAELTEKSEEISRPAVQIADPIEEEKVKRAVVEIRDLQLGSAITDIGGGGLSSAVGETGERFGCGVRVDLAKVPLKYQGLTPWEIYLSESQERMLMTVPPQNLERVMAVFEKEDVKATAIGQLIGERRLQLTFGEEVVADIDMDFMFNPCESSKVAVIESPKLVEPEFAEPKDLTEVLLQLLAAPNIASKEAVVRTYDHEVKGNTLLKPLQGDYAGPNDAAVLKPVDDSVKGLAISCGMNPNYGKIDAYWMAASAIDEAIRNNLAVGGRRIALLDNFTWGNPEKPERLGSLVRACEACYDVATSFRTPFISGKDSLYNESPMGPVTPTLLITAIGIVPDIDKTVSVDLKAAGNLLYIIGETYPELGGSEYYKLKGHLGKSVPKLHTSKARKSYYNLTKAMGEGIVKSCHDLSEGGLAVAAAEMAFASDFGLEIDLKDVPCKDVLRDDFVLFSESNSRFLIEIAPQNQELYEDLMGKHSKLIGKVTQEPRLRIKGLTGKVIVDAPVDKLRHSWKATLNPKEDI; encoded by the coding sequence ATGAGCGCTGACCTCATCACCCAACGCAAAACCAGCCAAGTCCTCGAGTTCGCCACAGCAAACGCCACCAAAGAGCAGCTTGGCGCAGTTAACAGCGAACTCGCATTAGGCTTTAGCCTCGATGAGCTTTTGTCAATTCAAACTTACTTTAAAACCGAAAACCGCAGCCCAACCGACGTGGAACTCCAAACCATCAGCCAAACCTGGAGCGAGCACTGCTGCCACAAAACCTTCAAAGGCAAAATCGAGCTTGACGGAAAAACCATCCAGAGCCTCTTTAAAACCTACATCTCCAGAGCAACTAAACAAATCAAGGCGCCCTGGTGCTTTAGCGTCTTTGAAGACAACGCAGGCATCGTTAAATTCGACAAGGGCTACGGCATCGCAGCTAAGGTTGAAACGCATAATCATCCCTCGGCGGTGGAGCCCTTCGGCGGCGCAGCAACCGGCGTCGGCGGCGTAATCCGCGACATACTGGGCGTGTGGGCGGATCCCATCGCATGCACCGACGTGCTGGGGTTTGGTCCCCTCAACTATGACTACACAAAGTTGCCCCCAGGCGTTAAGCACCCCAAATACGTTTACATGGGCGTTACCGCGGGCATCAGCGCCTATGGTAACAACATGGGCATCCCAACAGTTAACGGCGCCATATACTTCGATGAATCCTACACCGGCAACGTCATCGTCTACTGCGGCTGCATCGGACTGCTGCCCCTTAACAAATACACCAAAACCGCCCAAGTCGGCGACATCATCGTGCTATCAGGCGGCAAAACCGGACGCGACGGCATCCACGGCGTAACCTTCGCCTCAGCCGAACTCACCGAGAAATCCGAGGAAATCAGCCGCCCCGCCGTCCAAATCGCAGACCCCATCGAGGAAGAAAAAGTCAAACGTGCCGTGGTGGAAATCCGCGACCTCCAGCTTGGCTCGGCAATAACGGACATCGGCGGAGGAGGATTATCCTCGGCAGTAGGTGAAACCGGGGAGCGCTTTGGCTGTGGGGTGCGGGTGGATTTGGCGAAGGTGCCGCTGAAGTATCAGGGGCTGACGCCATGGGAAATTTACCTCTCTGAATCCCAGGAGCGCATGTTGATGACTGTTCCGCCCCAGAATCTGGAGCGGGTTATGGCGGTTTTTGAAAAAGAAGACGTGAAAGCCACCGCGATAGGTCAGCTTATTGGTGAACGCAGGTTGCAGTTAACCTTTGGCGAGGAAGTGGTGGCTGACATCGATATGGACTTCATGTTTAACCCCTGCGAGAGCAGCAAGGTCGCAGTTATCGAATCACCCAAGCTGGTTGAGCCCGAGTTTGCCGAGCCCAAAGACCTCACTGAAGTGCTGTTGCAGCTGCTAGCGGCTCCCAACATCGCCAGCAAAGAAGCCGTCGTACGCACCTATGACCATGAAGTCAAAGGCAACACGCTTCTAAAGCCGCTGCAGGGCGACTATGCTGGCCCCAACGATGCGGCAGTGCTTAAACCCGTCGATGACTCCGTGAAGGGACTGGCGATTAGCTGCGGCATGAACCCCAACTACGGTAAAATCGACGCTTACTGGATGGCGGCTTCAGCAATCGACGAAGCCATACGTAACAATTTAGCTGTAGGCGGCAGAAGAATCGCGTTGCTGGACAATTTCACTTGGGGTAACCCTGAGAAGCCCGAGCGCCTCGGCTCGTTGGTGCGGGCCTGCGAAGCCTGCTATGATGTAGCCACTAGTTTCCGCACCCCGTTCATTTCAGGTAAAGACAGCCTCTACAATGAATCCCCCATGGGACCCGTAACACCCACCCTGCTCATCACAGCCATCGGAATAGTCCCCGACATAGACAAAACCGTCTCCGTGGACCTCAAAGCCGCAGGCAACCTGCTTTACATAATCGGCGAAACCTACCCTGAACTCGGCGGCAGCGAATACTACAAGCTTAAAGGCCACCTCGGCAAATCCGTCCCTAAACTCCACACCTCCAAAGCCAGAAAAAGCTACTACAACCTCACCAAAGCCATGGGCGAAGGCATCGTTAAATCCTGCCATGACCTCTCCGAGGGCGGGTTGGCGGTGGCGGCTGCAGAGATGGCTTTTGCAAGCGACTTTGGCTTAGAAATCGATTTGAAGGATGTTCCATGCAAAGATGTCTTGCGAGACGATTTCGTGCTGTTCTCGGAGTCTAACAGCCGCTTCCTAATCGAAATCGCACCCCAAAACCAGGAACTCTACGAAGACCTCATGGGCAAACACAGTAAACTAATCGGAAAAGTAACCCAGGAACCTAGGCTACGCATCAAGGGCTTAACCGGCAAAGTCATAGTCGATGCCCCAGTTGACAAGCTTCGGCACAGCTGGAAAGCCACCCTTAACCCCAAGGAGGACATCTAA
- the purS gene encoding phosphoribosylformylglycinamidine synthase subunit PurS — protein MKYAAKIEVSLKPGHSNPEGETTQRLLIELGYKASAVDVSKVYTVYLEASSAAEAKAQAEEMSKRLLANPTKDNYSISVAEAK, from the coding sequence ATGAAATACGCTGCCAAAATCGAAGTCAGCCTCAAACCCGGACACAGCAACCCGGAAGGCGAAACCACCCAGCGACTCCTCATCGAACTCGGCTACAAAGCATCAGCGGTGGATGTCAGCAAAGTCTACACCGTCTATTTAGAAGCCAGTAGCGCCGCAGAGGCAAAGGCGCAGGCAGAGGAAATGAGCAAGCGGCTCCTTGCTAACCCAACTAAAGATAACTACAGCATAAGCGTCGCTGAGGCAAAATGA
- a CDS encoding PAS domain S-box protein: MEPNPLTQQNFHVSLLDHIGQAVMMVDATRKITFWNSASENLLGYTKKEALGQDAAEVLAGSNAKEDCETITKWLNPQEAVKAEFLAQRKDGSLVPLLVNCAPFHDEAGGFVGTAVGATDITEQKICEKDMTVALEYLSANIDKIEELNEKLKVVGSLTRHDVRNKLSAVTGYSYILKRRHYDLADVVDGLDKMSQAVTDSMKIFEIASTYEQVGMEALVDVDVGKALDGAVEMFPDLPFKVVNDCHGIIVHADSLLRQLLFNFIDNTRKYGKTTRNVWVHYKDVPGGDLQLIYEDDGVGIPQQSKQQLFRQGFSTGGSTGFGLFLSKKIVQVYGWSIREEGEEGKGTKFVMTVPSLVFFKPKTCYCINRAAPPQSDEH; the protein is encoded by the coding sequence TTGGAGCCAAACCCATTAACCCAGCAGAACTTCCACGTTAGCCTACTTGACCACATCGGGCAAGCCGTCATGATGGTTGATGCAACCCGCAAAATTACCTTCTGGAACAGCGCCTCCGAGAACCTCTTAGGCTACACAAAAAAAGAGGCACTGGGCCAAGATGCAGCTGAAGTGCTGGCTGGCTCCAACGCCAAAGAAGACTGCGAAACCATCACAAAATGGCTAAACCCCCAAGAAGCAGTAAAAGCAGAATTTTTGGCGCAGCGAAAAGACGGTTCACTGGTTCCGCTTCTGGTTAACTGCGCACCGTTTCATGATGAAGCAGGCGGCTTCGTCGGCACCGCCGTCGGCGCCACCGACATCACGGAACAGAAAATCTGCGAAAAAGACATGACCGTGGCGCTCGAGTACCTCTCCGCTAACATAGACAAGATTGAAGAGTTAAATGAGAAACTAAAGGTCGTCGGCAGCTTAACCCGCCATGACGTCAGAAACAAACTCAGCGCCGTAACAGGTTACAGCTATATCCTAAAAAGGCGCCACTACGACCTCGCAGACGTCGTGGACGGCCTTGATAAGATGTCGCAGGCAGTTACTGATTCCATGAAGATTTTCGAGATCGCCAGCACATACGAGCAGGTAGGCATGGAAGCGCTGGTTGACGTTGACGTGGGAAAAGCCCTCGACGGCGCGGTTGAGATGTTCCCGGATTTACCCTTCAAAGTCGTTAATGACTGCCACGGCATAATCGTCCACGCTGACTCGTTGCTTCGCCAGCTTCTCTTCAACTTCATCGATAACACAAGAAAATACGGTAAAACAACCCGAAACGTCTGGGTCCACTACAAGGACGTACCCGGAGGGGACCTTCAGTTGATCTATGAAGACGACGGCGTAGGGATACCGCAGCAGTCTAAGCAGCAACTCTTCAGGCAGGGCTTCTCCACTGGCGGCAGCACAGGCTTTGGCTTGTTCCTCTCCAAAAAAATCGTGCAGGTCTACGGCTGGAGCATACGGGAGGAAGGAGAAGAGGGGAAAGGCACCAAGTTTGTGATGACTGTGCCGAGCCTTGTTTTTTTTAAGCCCAAGACCTGTTATTGCATAAACAGGGCAGCACCGCCCCAATCAGATGAGCACTAA
- the ppcA gene encoding phosphoenolpyruvate carboxylase — protein MSRVFEKPIPRTMSTQHPDNANTPAWSNDEVINGNLEVYEALYAYEKLGCQEIMWDSEGKDTDTRVVRKLLQKHWDFFAGRTIGEDIFLTYRIPNPKIEGAEKKYIVETLQNIPVAHDVASLAYKRQVSPIFEVILPFTTGAEELIMLFNYYRKAIVSAEDSVLYESTTAKDWIGTFEPKAIKVIPLVEDFDSILNVDSIVSAYIKAVKPKQQRVFIARSDPALNYGLLCAVLLSKIGLSKLKALETSQETEIHPILGVGSKPFRGHLSPDNVENFLQEYRGLSTATIQSAFRYDYPTEQVQEAINTLNQRLPNGTPQPISAEEEKALRGILAKCRAAYEKQIEALAPLINSFAAYVPQRRARKLHIGLFGYSRCVAGVCLPRAISFSTVMYSIGLPPEFLGMKALGSLNEAEWGLLNKHYVKMEYDLKLAGEYVSWDNLDLLLEMSQKTAKRANMNEDELKRGLAELKVNLAAVEEKFNFKLCPKGIAQRKHANYTNLFLLSYLQKDDAEAKEALFESAKLRRCLG, from the coding sequence ATGAGCCGAGTATTTGAAAAACCCATCCCCCGCACCATGTCCACTCAGCATCCGGATAATGCAAATACTCCAGCTTGGAGCAACGACGAAGTAATCAACGGCAACCTGGAAGTCTACGAGGCCCTCTACGCCTACGAAAAGCTGGGTTGCCAAGAAATCATGTGGGACTCCGAAGGCAAAGACACCGACACCCGCGTGGTCCGAAAGCTCCTCCAGAAGCACTGGGACTTCTTTGCAGGCCGAACAATCGGCGAAGACATCTTCCTAACCTACCGCATCCCCAACCCCAAAATCGAGGGCGCAGAGAAAAAATACATCGTGGAAACCCTCCAGAACATCCCCGTGGCTCATGACGTTGCTTCGTTGGCTTACAAGAGGCAGGTTTCCCCGATTTTCGAGGTAATCTTGCCCTTCACAACGGGCGCGGAGGAGCTAATAATGCTTTTCAATTACTACAGAAAAGCCATTGTTTCGGCTGAAGACTCCGTGCTGTATGAGTCAACAACCGCAAAGGATTGGATTGGGACCTTTGAGCCTAAAGCCATAAAAGTAATTCCCTTAGTCGAGGACTTCGACAGCATCCTAAACGTAGACAGCATAGTCAGCGCCTACATAAAAGCCGTCAAGCCCAAGCAGCAACGCGTCTTCATCGCACGCTCCGACCCCGCACTCAACTATGGCTTGCTCTGCGCCGTTTTGCTTTCCAAAATCGGCTTAAGCAAACTTAAAGCGCTAGAAACAAGCCAGGAAACTGAAATACACCCCATCTTGGGGGTAGGCTCAAAGCCCTTCAGGGGCCATCTCTCCCCAGACAACGTCGAGAACTTCCTTCAAGAATACAGGGGACTCTCGACCGCAACTATCCAATCCGCCTTCCGCTATGATTACCCAACCGAGCAAGTTCAAGAAGCCATAAACACCCTAAACCAGCGATTGCCAAACGGCACCCCCCAACCTATAAGCGCAGAGGAAGAAAAGGCGCTGCGGGGTATACTTGCCAAATGCAGAGCAGCATACGAGAAGCAAATCGAGGCTCTAGCGCCCCTCATCAACAGCTTCGCCGCCTATGTTCCGCAGAGAAGAGCCCGCAAACTCCACATTGGATTATTCGGGTATAGCCGCTGCGTCGCCGGAGTCTGCTTGCCCCGCGCCATATCGTTCTCAACGGTGATGTATAGCATCGGGTTGCCCCCGGAGTTTTTGGGCATGAAAGCATTGGGCAGCCTCAACGAGGCGGAATGGGGTTTGCTCAACAAGCACTACGTAAAAATGGAGTACGACCTCAAATTGGCAGGGGAATATGTTTCATGGGATAACCTGGACTTGCTTTTGGAGATGAGCCAGAAAACCGCTAAACGCGCCAACATGAACGAGGACGAGCTAAAAAGGGGCCTGGCGGAACTCAAAGTCAACCTTGCCGCGGTAGAGGAGAAATTCAACTTTAAACTCTGCCCCAAAGGCATCGCGCAACGCAAACACGCTAACTACACAAACCTGTTTTTGCTCTCCTACCTTCAAAAAGACGACGCTGAAGCGAAAGAGGCGCTGTTTGAGTCAGCTAAACTGAGACGGTGCCTTGGCTGA
- a CDS encoding AbrB/MazE/SpoVT family DNA-binding domain-containing protein gives MEEVLVTRKGQITVPIHLRRKYGIKEGMKITVEDSGSSLVLKVIPRFQDLIGADAETEDLEQTLKKLDKMRSEDRY, from the coding sequence ATGGAAGAGGTTCTGGTTACCCGTAAGGGCCAAATCACCGTCCCCATCCACTTAAGGCGCAAGTACGGCATAAAGGAAGGAATGAAAATCACCGTGGAAGACTCGGGGTCAAGCTTAGTTCTGAAGGTTATTCCTCGCTTTCAAGATTTGATCGGAGCCGACGCTGAAACCGAAGATTTAGAGCAAACACTGAAAAAACTAGATAAGATGCGTTCAGAAGACAGGTACTGA
- a CDS encoding PIN domain-containing protein — MDTRFFIESLESKDLEFRKRSRAMLDNLEGKGNLGIIPSIVILEMYKLQLEKFGSDVAELRVNSLLKLNMDIANLDSPIAVEAAKLRCRYAELPTADAIIAATGIVLGCDCVVTDDRHIRQVREVKTRWI; from the coding sequence TTGGATACGCGATTCTTCATCGAGAGTCTAGAAAGCAAGGATTTAGAGTTCAGGAAACGTTCAAGGGCAATGCTGGATAATCTTGAAGGAAAAGGTAACTTGGGCATTATTCCTTCGATAGTTATTCTTGAAATGTACAAGTTACAGTTGGAGAAATTCGGTTCTGATGTAGCTGAACTCAGAGTTAATTCCCTACTCAAATTAAACATGGATATCGCCAATCTTGATTCACCCATCGCTGTGGAGGCGGCTAAACTCCGCTGCAGGTACGCTGAGTTGCCCACTGCCGACGCCATCATCGCTGCAACCGGGATTGTTCTGGGCTGCGATTGCGTTGTGACCGATGATAGGCACATCCGGCAGGTTAGGGAAGTTAAGACAAGATGGATTTAG
- a CDS encoding carbohydrate kinase family protein, which translates to MTRFDVVGFGALNVDTLLKVDKIAGAEEESFIHDYTEACGGSAANTMVGLARLGCKVGFVGKVADDHEGKMQIDCFKGEGVDTDGIISAAKGKSGVCLGFVDKKGARALYINPGVNDTVEFRELNAKYITDTQFLHLSSFVGEKSFRTQKKLMSFLPDSVKVSFDPGSLYAQKGLSAIEPIIQNSFVMMPNSLELELITGESNVPKAAQALLDMGVQIVAVKLGEKGCYVTNGAEKATIQPFKVTAVDTTGAGDAFNAGFLYGLIQNKSLFECGRLGNYVASRSVMKMGARDGLPIEKDLPLT; encoded by the coding sequence ATGACCCGCTTTGATGTAGTCGGCTTTGGCGCGCTCAACGTGGACACGCTTCTTAAAGTGGACAAGATCGCGGGCGCCGAGGAAGAAAGCTTCATCCATGACTACACGGAGGCCTGCGGGGGCTCAGCGGCAAACACCATGGTCGGCTTGGCGCGGCTGGGCTGCAAAGTGGGCTTTGTAGGTAAAGTCGCCGATGACCATGAGGGTAAAATGCAAATTGACTGCTTCAAAGGCGAGGGCGTGGACACCGACGGCATCATATCCGCGGCGAAGGGCAAAAGCGGGGTCTGCCTGGGATTCGTCGACAAAAAGGGAGCTCGGGCACTCTACATTAACCCCGGCGTCAACGACACCGTCGAATTCCGTGAACTCAACGCCAAATACATCACCGACACCCAGTTCCTGCACCTCTCCAGCTTTGTGGGCGAAAAAAGCTTCCGCACCCAAAAGAAGCTCATGAGTTTCCTCCCCGATTCGGTGAAGGTCAGCTTCGACCCCGGTTCACTCTACGCGCAGAAGGGGCTCTCAGCGATCGAGCCGATTATCCAGAACAGCTTTGTTATGATGCCTAACTCTCTGGAGCTGGAGCTTATCACGGGCGAATCCAACGTCCCCAAGGCGGCGCAGGCACTGCTGGATATGGGCGTGCAAATCGTCGCTGTTAAACTCGGCGAGAAGGGCTGTTATGTTACCAACGGAGCCGAAAAAGCCACCATTCAACCCTTCAAAGTCACCGCCGTCGACACCACCGGTGCAGGCGACGCCTTCAACGCGGGCTTCCTCTACGGCTTAATCCAGAATAAATCCCTCTTTGAATGCGGGCGCCTAGGCAACTATGTGGCGTCGCGGAGCGTCATGAAGATGGGGGCACGCGATGGTTTACCGATTGAGAAAGATTTACCGTTGACCTGA
- a CDS encoding formylmethanofuran--tetrahydromethanopterin N-formyltransferase, producing the protein MDKKIDDTYIEAFEGIYCRIIVTADDVETLCKAASDSTATPATVIGRTEGGVERYLCEDDTPDGRVGAILQFWGQIDPKKTFQQSLEKFEKELSYRIRQDILVKPFTAVYDALPNAEGKFDMMTRVGHCGDGYEWVEQRHGREVIVVPLMVPDFVIERAIGYGRGVAGGNFWLLCTTKEALKQAGKAALDAIHEVEGVVTTFDICSAGSKPETHFPEIGPTTNHHYCPSLKAKLGKDSWVPDGVNYIAEIVYDATSLDALKAATKVGIEAALNVPGVVRVSAGNYGGKLGKYQISLKEIFP; encoded by the coding sequence ATGGATAAGAAAATTGATGATACATACATTGAAGCCTTCGAGGGCATCTACTGCCGAATAATCGTAACAGCCGACGATGTGGAGACCCTATGCAAAGCCGCATCGGATTCAACCGCCACGCCAGCCACCGTCATCGGCCGAACCGAAGGCGGCGTCGAACGTTACCTATGCGAAGACGACACCCCCGACGGCAGAGTCGGCGCTATATTGCAGTTCTGGGGGCAAATTGACCCAAAAAAAACCTTCCAGCAGTCATTGGAGAAATTCGAAAAGGAACTCAGCTACCGCATACGCCAAGACATACTCGTTAAACCCTTCACCGCCGTCTATGATGCTCTACCCAACGCCGAGGGCAAATTTGACATGATGACCCGCGTCGGGCACTGCGGCGACGGCTACGAATGGGTTGAGCAGCGGCATGGACGCGAAGTCATCGTGGTTCCCCTGATGGTTCCTGACTTTGTCATCGAACGCGCCATCGGCTATGGACGCGGGGTGGCAGGCGGCAACTTTTGGCTTCTGTGTACCACCAAAGAAGCCCTCAAGCAAGCCGGCAAAGCGGCGCTGGATGCCATCCATGAAGTTGAGGGCGTAGTCACCACCTTTGACATCTGCTCAGCAGGCAGCAAACCCGAAACGCATTTTCCAGAAATCGGGCCCACCACAAACCACCATTACTGTCCCTCGCTTAAAGCTAAACTCGGCAAGGACAGCTGGGTGCCTGATGGCGTAAACTACATCGCCGAAATCGTCTACGACGCCACCTCGCTGGATGCGCTTAAAGCCGCCACCAAAGTAGGCATCGAAGCCGCCCTAAACGTGCCAGGCGTTGTGCGGGTATCCGCGGGCAACTACGGGGGCAAACTGGGCAAATACCAAATATCGCTGAAGGAGATTTTTCCATGA
- a CDS encoding HAD hydrolase family protein has protein sequence MKRLFVSDCEGPISKNDNAYEIAENFIPNGGKFFSNISRYDDVLADIVHREAYTAGSTLRLILPFFKAYRLTDHDLEAFSEQNILLIANSRATLQHVQRIADAFIVSTSYEHYIRALCKAVDFPFKNTYCTHLSLDKIPITPQERDQLRVTAQEISQMRQIDIPSGATSLDEFSHCDQTLIQRLDEIFWTEIPKMFVGKFLDVVTVGGEQKAESIRDAARKLGADLSEAIYVGDSITDVEAFRLVKESGGLAVSFNGNGYAVRNADVAVMSESNTVTAVIADLFCRLGRERTLEFLADWSSQTLAQSGVEEALAKQFIKVYTEGLPKVQIVTAQNMEAIVKESSEFRRMVRGVSIGRLG, from the coding sequence TTGAAGCGGCTCTTTGTCTCCGACTGCGAAGGCCCCATAAGCAAAAACGATAACGCCTACGAAATCGCCGAGAACTTCATCCCTAATGGAGGCAAATTCTTCTCTAACATCAGCCGATACGACGATGTGTTGGCGGACATCGTGCATAGGGAGGCTTACACGGCGGGCAGCACGCTTCGGCTGATTCTGCCCTTCTTTAAAGCGTACCGCCTCACCGACCATGACCTCGAAGCCTTCTCGGAGCAAAACATCCTGCTTATCGCCAACAGCCGCGCCACCCTGCAGCATGTGCAACGCATCGCCGACGCCTTCATCGTCAGCACTAGCTACGAGCACTACATCCGCGCTCTCTGCAAAGCCGTGGATTTCCCCTTCAAAAACACCTACTGCACCCACCTAAGCCTAGACAAAATCCCCATCACGCCGCAGGAACGCGACCAACTCCGTGTCACTGCGCAGGAAATCAGCCAGATGCGCCAAATCGACATCCCCAGCGGCGCCACCTCACTTGACGAGTTCTCTCACTGCGACCAAACCCTGATACAGCGGCTAGATGAGATCTTCTGGACAGAAATCCCCAAGATGTTTGTGGGCAAATTTCTCGATGTTGTAACGGTGGGCGGCGAACAGAAAGCCGAATCCATCCGTGACGCAGCCAGAAAACTCGGCGCAGACCTCTCAGAGGCGATTTACGTTGGCGACAGCATAACCGACGTGGAGGCTTTCCGTCTGGTAAAGGAGAGCGGCGGCTTAGCGGTTTCGTTTAACGGCAACGGCTACGCGGTCCGCAATGCGGATGTGGCGGTTATGTCGGAGAGTAACACGGTGACCGCTGTGATTGCCGACTTATTCTGCAGATTGGGCAGGGAGCGGACTTTAGAGTTCCTTGCCGACTGGAGCAGCCAAACCCTAGCTCAAAGCGGCGTTGAGGAGGCGCTTGCAAAGCAATTCATCAAGGTCTACACGGAGGGGCTGCCGAAAGTTCAAATAGTCACAGCCCAAAATATGGAGGCAATAGTTAAGGAAAGCAGCGAGTTCCGCCGGATGGTGCGGGGCGTCAGTATTGGGAGACTGGGATAG